A region of Rhodamnia argentea isolate NSW1041297 chromosome 9, ASM2092103v1, whole genome shotgun sequence DNA encodes the following proteins:
- the LOC125316625 gene encoding L-type lectin-domain containing receptor kinase IX.1-like produces the protein MELHSSDFQSFKAGELRSLLVLVLSLAIAFPASASSQGIDFSLTAFNDSIIKVEGNAGTQSGSIRVTDADRDKALTENAGWATYREPMCLWDKATGNVADFTTRFTFAINSLGKTNFADGMTFFLVPEGSQLPNNSLGGGLAIINSGRNPSNSSDWFVAVEFDTFYNVVPSVVVDPNCSKVAHVGIDLNNLNSSKYSCVDWFQDKIMSGGWINATISYNSSTQNLSVVMMDANATGTNISSSSIYDIVNLTDYLPEWVTFGFSAATGTSFELHTIKAWEFSSNVQVAGKKSKLWLWATLGSGSFVLLILALAFIWFRHRSKRKGTSMSGEEDDLAIDEEFEQVPGPKKFYYKDLVAATDNFAMERLLGEGGFGRVYEGYLTSVNARVAIKKINPGSRQGIKEYASEVKTISRLRHRNLVQLIGWCHEKKELLLIYEYMSNGSLDSHLFKERTFPPWEKRYKIAQGTASALLYLHEEWEQCVVHRDIKSSNIMLDSDFNAKLGDFGLARLVDHAKGLQTTVLAGTMGYMAPECVYTGKASRESDVYSFGVVLLEIACGRKVIEPGAEAGQVRLVDWVWEQDGTGRILDAVESKLGTDFDEKQLECTMVVGLWCAHPDHTARPSIREAFSVLNFNAPPPVLPPKLPVPFSQASIVSFHATSTSGTELSTFTTSSVQSSHSDSSALLPNTI, from the coding sequence ATGGAACTTCACAGCTCAGATTTCCAAAGCTTCAAGGCCGGAGAGCTTCGATCGCTCTTAGTCTTGGTTCTCTCTCTAGCCATCGCCTTCCCGGCTTCCGCGTCGTCTCAGGGCATCGATTTCAGCCTCACGGCTTTCAACGACAGTATCATTAAAGTCGAAGGCAATGCGGGAACTCAGAGCGGCTCCATCAGGGTTACGGACGCCGATCGGGACAAGGCCCTCACCGAGAATGCGGGGTGGGCCACGTACCGCGAGCCAATGTGCCTCTGGGATAAGGCGACGGGGAATGTGGCCGATTTCACCACTCGATTCACCTTCGCCATCAATTCGCTGGGGAAGACGAATTTCGCCGATGGAATGACCTTCTTTCTCGTCCCCGAAGGGTCTCAGCTCCCGAACAACTCGTTGGGAGGCGGCCTGGCTATTATAAATTCAGGCCGCAACCCTTCAAACTCTTCCGATTGGTTTGTAGCGGTCGAGTTCGACACTTTTTACAACGTTGTCCCCTCTGTGGTCGTGGACCCGAATTGTTCGAAGGTTGCACATGTCGGTATAGACTTGAATAATCTCAACTCCTCGAAATATAGCTGTGTGGATTGGTTCCAGGATAAAATCATGAGCGGTGGGTGGATCAACGCTACGATATCGTACAATTCTAGCACGCAGAACTTGAGCGTCGTCATGATGGACGCGAATGCCACAGGTACCAACATAAGTTCTTCCTCCATCTATGATATAGTCAACCTTACAGATTATTTGCCGGAGTGGGTGACTTTCGGTTTCTCGGCTGCCACGGGTACAAGTTTCGAGTTGCACACTATTAAGGCATGGGAATTCAGCTCCAATGTGCAAGTGGCTGGAAAAAAGAGCAAGTTATGGCTATGGGCTACCTTAGGCTCAGGTTCTTTCGTTTTGCTCATTCTTGCTCTAGCCTTTATTTGGTTTCGTCACCGTTCGAAGAGAAAGGGAACTTCCATGAgcggagaagaagatgatctgGCAATCGATGAAGAATTCGAGCAGGTGCCAGGGCCCAAGAAATTTTACTACAAGGACTTGGTCGCGGCTACCGACAATTTCGCAATGGAGCGGTTacttggggaaggaggcttTGGGAGAGTGTATGAAGGTTACTTGACCAGCGTGAATGCTCGTGTTGCAATCAAGAAGATCAACCCGGGATCAAGACAAGGGATAAAGGAGTACGCCAGCGAAGTGAAGACCATAAGCCGGCTCCGGCACAGAAACTTAGTCCAACTCATCGGATGGTGCCATGAGAAGAAGGAACTCCTCCTTATCTATGAATACATGTCAAACGGTAGTCTCGATTCTCATCTATTCAAAGAACGAACCTTCCCGCCGTGGGAGAAGCGGTACAAAATCGCGCAAGGCACGGCCTCGGCATTGCTCTACCTTCATGAAGAATGGGAACAGTGTGTCGTGCACCGCGATATAAAGTCCAGCAATATCATGCTCGATTCCGATTTCAATGCTAAATTAGGGGACTTCGGTCTAGCTAGGCTAGTCGACCATGCCAAAGGGTTGCAAACGACGGTGTTGGCCGGAACCATGGGTTACATGGCTCCCGAATGCGTTTACACGGGCAAGGCGAGTAGGGAATCGGACGTCTATAGCTTCGGAGTCGTCCTGTTAGAAATAGCTTGCGGTAGAAAAGTCATCGAACCGGGGGCTGAGGCTGGCCAAGTTCGGCTGGTGGACTGGGTTTGGGAGCAAGATGGGACCGGGAGGATACTCGATGCGGTGGAGTCGAAACTTGGTACCGATTTCGACGAAAAGCAACTGGAGTGCACGATGGTCGTAGGGCTGTGGTGCGCCCATCCGGACCACACCGCCCGTCCTTCCATAAGAGAAGCGTTTAGCGTTCTCAACTTTAACGCTCCGCCGCCCGTTCTCCCACCGAAATTGCCAGTCCCGTTCTCTCAAGCATCAATTGTTTCGTTCCACGCCACCTCGACCAGCGGCACCGAACTGTCCACATTTACGACCTCTTCTGTACAATCCTCTCACTCAGATTCTTCTGCATTGCTCCCAAATACGATATAA